Proteins co-encoded in one Arachis hypogaea cultivar Tifrunner chromosome 11, arahy.Tifrunner.gnm2.J5K5, whole genome shotgun sequence genomic window:
- the LOC112721680 gene encoding uncharacterized protein yields the protein MKKQSKINAIFRRKATNNVGVQISQLSNLISQEVQVRELSNLTQTTHQHETKVPRLERDVDISLLERYPGKQRPIWQYNFNERDKIRRAYIIDGPYQPTNISYPASGNNNHRRYFQSSWFKKFPSWLEYSPEKDVVYCLPCYLFGKHYGARNDGKNTFSELGFSNWKKVNNGVNCAFVCHEGSIPNSPHNLCVKSYDDLMAQSKHINKVLDRHSDETIANNRLRLKTSINAIRWLSFQACAFRGDDESPGSLNRGNFIELIKLLASCNQNVNNVVLENAPGNAQYISPSVQKDILHIFARKVRATIREEIGDSKFCIIIDEARDESKREQMSVVLRFVDKHGCVQERFFDLIHVSDTCSLTLKTEISSVLSRHNLDVQNLRGQGYDGASNMRGEWNGLQALFLKDCPFAYYIHCLAHRLQLALVSAAKEVCYVHQFFSKLTLIVNIVTVSPKRHDQLRVAQANNVTKLIANDQIVIGSGLNQIGTLQRAGDTR from the coding sequence ATGAAAAAGCAAAGTAAAATTAATGCAATTTTTAGGAGAAAAGCTACTAATAATGTTGGAGTTCAAATAAGTCAACTCTCTAATCTTATTTCACAAGAAGTTCAAGTAAGAGAACTCTCTAATCTTACTCAAACTACACATCAACATGAAACCAAAGTACCAAGATTAGAAAGAGATGTTGATATCTCTTTACTAGAAAGGTATCCAGGAAAGCAACGTCCAATTTGGCAGTATAATTTCAATGAACGTGACAAGATTCGTAGAGCATACATAATAGATGGGCCATACCAACCAACAAATATTAGCTATCCAGCTTCTGGTAATAACAATCACCGTCGATATTTTCAATCTTCTTGGTTTAAGAAATTTCCAAGTTGGTTAGAATATTCACCAGAAAAAGATGTTGTTTATTGTTTGCCTTGCTACTTgtttggtaaacattatggtgctCGCAATGATGGAAAAAATACATTTTCAGAATTAGGATTTAGTaattggaagaaagtaaacaATGGGGTGAATTGTGCATTTGTATGTCACGAGGGTTCTATTCCTAATTCTCCCCATAATTTATGTGTGAAATCTTATGATGATTTAATGGCTCAATCTAAGCATATAAACAAAGTTCTTGATAGGCATAGTGATGAAACTATTGCAAATAACCGTTTAAGGTTGAAGACATCTATTAATGCTATTCGATGGCTTTCATTTCAAGCATGTGCATTTAGAGGTGATGATGAAAGTCCTGGATCTTTGAATAGGGgaaattttattgagttaattaagCTTTTAGCTTCCTGTAATCAGAATGTTAACAATGTTGTTCTTGAAAATGCTCCTGGAAATGCTCAATATATATCTCCCAGTGTTCAGAAAGATATATTGCATATCTTTGCTAGAAAAGTGCGTGCAACAATTCGAGAAGAAATTGGTGattctaaattttgtataattattgatGAAGCAAGAGATGAATCAAAGCGAGAACAAATGTCTGTGGTTTTGAGATTTGTAGACAAGCACGGTTGTGTTCAAGAAAGATTTTTTGATCTTATACATGTTTCTGATACATGTTCTTTGACATTGAAAACAGAAATTTCATCAGTTCTTTCTCGTCATAATCTTGATGTCCAAAATCTTAGGGGACAAGGGTACGATGGAGCTAGTAATATGCGTGGTGAatggaatggattgcaagctctaTTTTTGAAAGATTGTCCTTTTGCTTATTACATTCATTGTCTTGCTCATCGATTACAATTAGCACTTGTTTCTGCAGCCAAAGAAGTTTGTTATGTTcatcaattcttttcaaaacttacactAATTGTGAATATTGTGACTGTTTCTCCTAAACGTCATGATCAGTTAAGGGTTGCTCAAGCAAATAATGTTACAAAATTAATTGCCAATGATCAAATTGTGATAGGTAGTGGACTTAATCAAATTGGTACTTTGCAAAGAGCTGGAGATACTAGATAG